In Rhizobium gallicum bv. gallicum R602sp, the following proteins share a genomic window:
- a CDS encoding cupin, with protein sequence MKPEAIRLEPGNVIPNNPAFPLLLYRGVLNGDDRAAGFEALFGRNGWGNMWRNGVYPFHHYHSKTHEALGFAIGSATLMLGGPTGLKVEVHAGDAAVLPAGTGHCRISASSDFLVVGAYPAGADYDLCRDEPTPEQMKRIQNLAAPITDPVTGGSGGLIALWR encoded by the coding sequence CGGCAATGTCATTCCGAACAATCCGGCATTTCCCTTGCTGCTTTATCGCGGCGTGCTGAATGGTGACGACCGGGCAGCCGGCTTTGAAGCGTTGTTTGGACGAAACGGCTGGGGCAATATGTGGCGAAATGGCGTCTATCCGTTCCATCATTATCATTCGAAAACCCATGAGGCGCTGGGCTTTGCAATCGGTTCGGCGACGTTGATGCTCGGGGGGCCGACGGGCCTCAAGGTCGAGGTCCATGCCGGCGATGCGGCGGTATTGCCTGCTGGAACCGGCCATTGCCGGATTTCGGCAAGCAGTGATTTCCTGGTGGTCGGTGCCTATCCGGCTGGAGCCGATTATGACCTCTGCCGTGACGAGCCAACGCCGGAACAAATGAAACGGATTCAAAACCTCGCCGCGCCAATCACCGATCCCGTTACCGGCGGAAGCGGCGGGCTTATTGCGCTGTGGCGCTGA
- a CDS encoding S1C family serine protease has product MGIIDRDIQPSSDTGLLDAYSLAVSSSVDRVGPAVGRIERAGGRAAHGSGFAISPDGLVVTNNHVVDDAKNIRITTPEGAVVEGRVLGRDADTDLALIRANDWTGAWAKLGDSKSLKRGHIAIAIGNPLGFEWTVTAGIVSALGRSMRAASGRLMEDIIQTDAALNPGNSGGPLVSSAGEVIGVNTAIIQGAQSIAFAVASNTAKHVVSELLRFGHVRRAYVGIAADTVELHRRIALEAGIVQKTAVRLRRVEPGGPAEKAGLQEGDYLLSIDRHPVSGVDDVVRLMDGERIDTDSDFLIFSVAGRIENRTVRPHRRHS; this is encoded by the coding sequence ATGGGCATCATTGATCGCGACATCCAGCCGTCTTCGGACACCGGATTGCTGGATGCCTATTCTTTAGCAGTGTCTTCGTCGGTCGATCGTGTCGGCCCTGCGGTCGGTCGGATCGAAAGAGCCGGTGGGCGTGCCGCTCATGGATCGGGCTTTGCAATCTCGCCGGATGGCCTTGTCGTCACCAACAATCATGTCGTGGATGACGCCAAGAATATCCGGATCACCACGCCGGAAGGAGCGGTCGTCGAGGGCAGGGTGCTAGGACGCGATGCTGATACCGACCTCGCTTTGATCCGCGCGAACGACTGGACGGGTGCTTGGGCGAAACTGGGGGACTCAAAAAGCCTTAAGCGCGGCCATATCGCCATAGCAATCGGTAATCCTCTGGGCTTTGAATGGACGGTCACGGCAGGAATAGTATCCGCATTGGGTCGGTCGATGCGGGCGGCCAGTGGTCGTTTGATGGAGGACATCATCCAGACCGATGCCGCACTCAACCCAGGCAATTCCGGCGGTCCACTGGTGTCGTCTGCGGGTGAGGTGATCGGCGTTAACACCGCGATCATCCAAGGCGCGCAAAGCATCGCGTTCGCGGTCGCGTCCAATACGGCAAAGCATGTGGTCTCCGAGCTTCTACGCTTCGGTCATGTTCGCAGAGCCTATGTCGGCATTGCTGCGGACACCGTCGAGCTCCATCGAAGGATAGCTTTGGAAGCGGGCATCGTGCAAAAGACGGCCGTCCGACTTCGCCGCGTCGAGCCGGGCGGCCCAGCCGAGAAGGCGGGGCTGCAGGAGGGCGATTATCTCCTGTCAATCGACCGCCATCCGGTTTCGGGCGTCGACGACGTCGTGAGATTGATGGACGGAGAAAGGATCGACACGGACAGCGATTTCCTGATCTTCTCGGTGGCAGGCCGGATAGAAAATCGTACGGTCAGGCCGCATCGCAGGCATTCATAG
- a CDS encoding TonB-dependent receptor, whose amino-acid sequence MELRVGLLTVLLATVSRAALAQDATALERIEIKAGSSTSTMGTAPDGYPGGQVARGGRIGLVGNRDFIDTPFNITSYTAQTIENQGAQTVADVVANDPSVRSTHASGGMLDSFYVRGFPLNEGNFGEVAFDGVFGVAPTYRLFTDYAERVEVLKGPTALLYGISPNSSVGGTINIVPKRASDVDLTRVTTDYASDLYGGSHLDLSRRFGEERQFGARFNGSFHGGDTPIDNQSRDIAVGALALDYEGEDLRATLDFIGQREDFDAPLRPFFPMAGIEIPDAPDGRSNVQEPWEWSKSKDLSWLGRIEYDLSDTVTVFGAVGGGNSRVERLFGTPTILNSAGDVSITPQNFIFDVDRLTAETGIRAAFETEAVQHAVTFQVSGLQQTLNRGSNSGTAQLTNLFDPLPRPEQEVPQPSHVPKVSENTFYGFALSDTMSMLDERVQLTLGGRWQNVDTENFSPVTGDVTSSSDEAAVTPLAGIVVKPWENVALYANYVEGLSVGDTAPTTAINAGETLAPYRSKQYEIGTKVDLGRVAVTVSAFQIEKPFGQLETRGGDLVFIEGGEQRNRGVELSIFGEVTPEVRVLGGVTFIHGELTKTNSATTQGNTPIGVPSVQVNVGAEWDTPFMPGLTLAGNVIHTDEQFVNAANTQTIPSWTRLDLGARYHTEINEKPVTFRAEVENVFDLDYWSGVASFGTISQGAPLTVKVSMTTDF is encoded by the coding sequence ATGGAACTGCGTGTAGGACTGCTGACTGTTTTGCTGGCGACGGTAAGTCGCGCCGCACTGGCGCAAGATGCCACGGCGCTGGAGCGCATCGAGATCAAGGCGGGGTCTTCGACATCGACGATGGGCACCGCTCCGGACGGATATCCGGGCGGACAGGTGGCGCGCGGCGGTCGCATTGGATTGGTCGGCAACCGAGACTTCATCGATACGCCGTTCAACATTACCAGCTACACAGCGCAGACGATCGAAAATCAGGGCGCTCAGACGGTAGCCGATGTCGTGGCCAATGATCCATCGGTGAGAAGCACCCATGCGTCCGGCGGTATGCTCGATTCCTTCTATGTCAGGGGATTCCCGCTCAACGAGGGGAACTTCGGCGAAGTCGCCTTCGACGGCGTATTCGGTGTCGCTCCGACCTACCGCCTGTTCACGGACTATGCAGAGCGCGTGGAGGTTCTTAAGGGGCCGACGGCGCTTCTTTACGGCATATCGCCGAACAGCAGTGTCGGCGGCACCATCAACATTGTGCCGAAGCGCGCTTCAGACGTCGACTTGACGCGGGTGACGACCGATTATGCTTCGGATCTTTACGGCGGCAGCCATCTGGACCTGAGCCGCCGTTTCGGCGAGGAACGCCAGTTTGGTGCGCGCTTCAACGGCAGTTTTCATGGTGGCGATACGCCGATCGACAATCAGTCGCGCGACATTGCGGTGGGCGCTCTCGCTCTCGACTACGAGGGCGAAGATCTAAGGGCGACGCTCGACTTCATTGGCCAGCGCGAAGACTTCGACGCTCCGCTGCGCCCGTTCTTTCCGATGGCCGGCATAGAAATTCCAGACGCGCCAGATGGCCGGTCAAATGTTCAGGAACCTTGGGAGTGGTCGAAGAGCAAGGACCTGTCCTGGCTGGGGCGCATCGAATATGATCTCAGTGACACCGTGACAGTGTTCGGTGCCGTTGGCGGCGGCAATTCGCGCGTCGAGCGTCTTTTCGGCACGCCAACCATTCTGAACTCCGCCGGCGACGTCAGCATTACGCCGCAGAATTTCATTTTCGATGTCGACCGGCTCACGGCCGAGACAGGCATAAGGGCTGCGTTCGAGACGGAGGCCGTGCAACATGCCGTCACGTTCCAGGTCAGCGGTCTCCAGCAGACGCTCAACCGGGGCTCGAACTCGGGAACCGCGCAACTCACCAACCTCTTTGATCCGCTTCCCCGCCCCGAACAGGAGGTGCCGCAACCGAGCCACGTGCCGAAAGTGTCCGAGAACACGTTCTACGGTTTTGCTCTCTCCGACACGATGTCAATGCTGGACGAGCGTGTGCAGTTGACGCTGGGTGGGCGCTGGCAAAATGTCGATACCGAAAACTTTAGTCCGGTGACAGGCGACGTCACCAGCTCTTCCGATGAGGCCGCAGTGACCCCACTTGCTGGTATTGTCGTCAAGCCGTGGGAGAACGTCGCCCTCTACGCCAACTATGTCGAAGGCCTGAGCGTCGGCGACACCGCTCCCACGACAGCCATCAACGCCGGCGAGACGCTCGCTCCCTATCGGTCCAAACAATACGAAATCGGCACGAAAGTCGACCTCGGACGGGTGGCGGTAACCGTCAGCGCGTTCCAGATCGAAAAGCCCTTCGGTCAGCTTGAGACGCGCGGCGGTGACCTCGTCTTCATCGAAGGCGGCGAGCAGCGCAACCGCGGCGTGGAGCTCAGCATCTTCGGCGAAGTAACGCCTGAGGTCCGGGTGCTTGGCGGTGTGACCTTCATTCATGGCGAGTTGACGAAAACGAACAGCGCAACAACCCAAGGCAATACCCCTATTGGCGTGCCGTCGGTGCAGGTCAATGTGGGAGCGGAATGGGATACGCCCTTCATGCCCGGCCTGACGCTTGCCGGCAATGTCATCCACACGGACGAGCAGTTCGTCAACGCGGCGAATACACAGACGATCCCCTCATGGACGCGCCTTGACCTCGGCGCCAGATATCACACCGAAATCAACGAAAAGCCTGTTACCTTCCGCGCCGAAGTCGAGAATGTCTTCGACCTCGATTATTGGTCCGGCGTTGCGAGCTTCGGCACGATCTCGCAGGGAGCACCGCTGACGGTGAAGGTTTCGATGACGACGGATTTTTAA
- a CDS encoding ABC transporter substrate-binding protein, with protein sequence MRKDRSPLRAVIAAFVLIALSPAIIFAGEQATQAPITVTDIAGREVTVNAPVKRILLGEGRQLYLIASLDKEDPLARVVGWRNDLVEADPATYAQYLDAFPQLAKLPAFAGKENGLIDIESTIVQKPDVVLLNLEAMRANQDVNYIERLAELKIPVLYIDFRHAPLKNTEPTIRLLGKIMARDTRAEEIIAFRHQAMSRVSDVLARAKPQRPSVFVERIGGYADDCCLSFGAENFGKYVELAGGHNIGSDLLPSTFGQLNPEQVIAADPEQVVVTSADWEAYVPGGKWIPLGPGADPEVTRKKLEWFTTRSAYTGITAQKTQNFHGIWHQFYNSPYEFFAVQQLAKWFHPDLFADLDPDVTFAEYHRRFLPIPYRPGYAVSLSDRAN encoded by the coding sequence GTGAGGAAAGATCGTTCGCCCTTGCGTGCCGTGATCGCGGCTTTTGTGTTGATTGCACTAAGCCCGGCGATCATATTCGCCGGCGAACAGGCAACGCAAGCCCCGATCACTGTCACCGACATCGCCGGCCGTGAGGTGACAGTGAACGCGCCGGTCAAGCGGATTCTCCTTGGAGAGGGGCGGCAGCTTTATCTCATCGCCTCGCTCGACAAGGAAGACCCGTTGGCCCGCGTCGTCGGATGGCGCAATGATCTGGTCGAGGCCGATCCCGCCACCTACGCCCAGTATCTCGACGCCTTTCCCCAACTGGCGAAGCTTCCGGCCTTCGCAGGAAAGGAGAATGGGCTGATCGACATCGAATCGACGATCGTCCAGAAGCCCGATGTGGTGCTGCTTAATCTCGAAGCGATGAGGGCCAATCAGGACGTCAACTATATCGAGAGGCTGGCGGAGCTGAAGATTCCCGTCCTCTATATCGACTTCCGTCACGCCCCGCTGAAGAACACCGAACCGACCATTCGCCTCCTTGGCAAGATCATGGCGCGCGATACGCGCGCGGAAGAGATTATCGCTTTCCGGCATCAGGCCATGTCCCGCGTGAGCGATGTGCTCGCCCGTGCAAAGCCGCAACGCCCGAGCGTGTTCGTCGAACGGATCGGCGGGTATGCCGATGATTGCTGCCTGTCATTTGGGGCGGAAAACTTCGGCAAATATGTCGAGCTTGCTGGCGGCCACAATATCGGCAGCGACTTGCTTCCCTCCACCTTCGGGCAGCTCAACCCCGAGCAGGTAATCGCCGCCGATCCTGAGCAGGTGGTGGTTACCAGCGCCGACTGGGAAGCCTATGTCCCAGGTGGCAAGTGGATCCCGCTCGGCCCGGGCGCCGATCCCGAGGTGACCCGCAAGAAGCTCGAATGGTTCACCACCCGTAGCGCCTATACCGGCATCACCGCGCAGAAAACGCAAAATTTCCACGGTATCTGGCACCAGTTCTACAACAGCCCCTATGAGTTCTTTGCGGTCCAGCAACTGGCGAAATGGTTCCATCCGGACCTGTTCGCCGATCTTGACCCGGACGTGACATTTGCGGAATACCACCGCCGCTTCCTGCCTATCCCCTATCGGCCGGGCTATGCCGTCAGCCTTTCTGACAGGGCGAATTAG
- a CDS encoding MFS transporter → MTSAVAVLRGFGPVFALLFGLQFISMGAMEMSGPFWPIQIKALSTSGSIFSLAGIGVYVCPMLGVSLTSAFWGRMGDRYGNRLMMVRALAGLAVTQLLVAFANDVWTILALRFLQGACAGYIAPAQAYSVQITGGRDRARLFAWLQVATNVGSLGGAFLGGLILDALPFAAVNLTAGVICALCAIVAWGSLPVPPGGAGFKGPAKRSTAGLAPSAGLSVPGLLALMGILLTSRMVLQVPFSLFMSEVYSAHHWVTGLSYGLMALGFVVTAPLWARLFEDRPPSFVLGWSVLITAGCLAVTSLAGSTRAIGLFATLYFAWGALLGGTTPVLLSLVSAATQSDRQGSVLGLAQSCQQIASVVGIVAGVVATQRYGLEIAFPLVASLYGLSFLVALCLWLKSRPPFDKGELS, encoded by the coding sequence ATGACCAGTGCAGTCGCCGTCCTGCGCGGCTTCGGACCTGTCTTCGCGCTGCTGTTCGGCCTGCAATTCATTTCCATGGGCGCCATGGAAATGAGCGGCCCCTTCTGGCCGATCCAGATCAAGGCATTGAGCACTTCCGGAAGCATCTTCAGTCTCGCCGGAATCGGCGTCTATGTATGTCCGATGCTCGGCGTATCGCTGACGAGCGCCTTTTGGGGGCGCATGGGCGACCGCTACGGCAATCGGCTGATGATGGTCCGCGCCTTGGCGGGCCTGGCGGTCACGCAACTACTTGTCGCCTTCGCGAACGATGTGTGGACCATTCTGGCTCTGCGCTTCCTGCAGGGGGCGTGCGCCGGCTATATCGCCCCGGCCCAGGCCTATAGCGTGCAGATCACAGGCGGGCGCGATCGCGCGCGTCTCTTTGCCTGGCTCCAGGTGGCAACCAATGTCGGCTCTCTTGGTGGCGCCTTCCTGGGTGGCCTTATCCTTGATGCCTTGCCGTTCGCAGCCGTCAATCTCACCGCGGGCGTGATCTGTGCGCTCTGCGCCATTGTTGCCTGGGGTAGCTTGCCGGTACCGCCAGGAGGGGCGGGCTTCAAGGGCCCGGCAAAGCGGAGCACGGCGGGTCTTGCGCCATCGGCCGGCTTATCCGTGCCCGGACTCCTGGCACTGATGGGGATACTGCTGACAAGCAGGATGGTCCTGCAGGTGCCGTTTTCGCTCTTCATGTCGGAGGTCTACAGCGCTCATCATTGGGTCACCGGCTTAAGCTACGGGCTCATGGCGCTCGGTTTCGTGGTCACCGCGCCCTTGTGGGCACGGCTCTTCGAGGATCGCCCGCCGTCCTTTGTACTCGGATGGAGCGTGTTGATCACAGCCGGCTGCCTCGCGGTCACCAGTCTTGCCGGCTCGACCCGTGCCATCGGCCTATTCGCTACGCTCTATTTCGCTTGGGGCGCGCTGCTTGGAGGAACGACGCCGGTGCTGCTGTCCCTCGTTTCGGCAGCCACGCAAAGCGACCGGCAGGGATCGGTCCTGGGGCTCGCACAGAGCTGCCAGCAGATTGCTTCGGTCGTCGGGATCGTCGCCGGCGTTGTTGCCACGCAACGATACGGTCTCGAAATCGCATTCCCGCTCGTTGCGAGCCTTTATGGCCTATCTTTTTTAGTGGCGCTCTGCCTATGGCTCAAATCGCGCCCGCCATTCGACAAAGGAGAATTATCGTGA
- a CDS encoding IucA/IucC family protein, with product MDENISSATDQIATGETELLEKAACNAISRLVRCLFAERLLDPNALLWAHDGRQAWFPLWVSRRVLHFTDLYLAPAGTLQNRGQVEVLDGTGIRYRIDGPAALMREVAPSLALTPAPDGLEHLLRDVDDSMRNDVLARRHRERWSAELRQKIAKAGASGFLAYLEGNMPPHLAAMTLDQWGALEGHPFYPTWKAKPGLPPEEVIALSPEFGARVRLRIAALRTDWTYVEKMPHVESYSGWFSKNFPDLWQDWTDGLRERGKLPEDWIPFPVHAWHLKNFVDREFAPEIAAGVFDPQGPEIVTLPSMSFRTMLPETEAPRPFIKLPVAIWMTSEQRTLQAKSIHMGPRLSALISDILAKEDDLKNELEIFTEELGAILHHPDTGDEHPGRFLSVVYRHTGALARGDGMLPVTVAALLTASPLDGHPLICELIARNGSESEAAVAAFFRCYARTVVRPALAMYLLYGIAFEAHQQNSTILFDDHGQPRKLLIRDFGDGRSFAPLFKERGYALKPFSRKGILPTTFDDDISPVRSFVLDACFVCHLHEIALCLTEHYKLSGDLLWRILREETEEAFQTLRPRMLSDAFWLAERDAFLEQSWPTRSVLRMHLERYRDYRLEHQLPNPLAGAR from the coding sequence ATGGACGAGAACATTTCTTCCGCAACAGATCAAATTGCGACAGGTGAGACAGAGCTTCTGGAGAAGGCGGCGTGCAATGCGATCAGCCGCCTGGTCCGCTGCCTGTTTGCGGAACGTCTGTTGGATCCGAATGCATTGTTGTGGGCTCATGACGGCAGGCAGGCTTGGTTTCCCCTTTGGGTTTCGCGGCGTGTGCTGCACTTTACCGACCTGTACCTTGCACCGGCCGGAACATTGCAAAATCGCGGGCAAGTCGAAGTACTGGACGGAACAGGCATCCGATACAGGATCGATGGTCCCGCCGCCCTGATGAGGGAGGTTGCGCCGTCTCTCGCCCTTACTCCTGCGCCCGACGGACTAGAGCACCTGCTCCGCGATGTGGACGATAGCATGCGCAACGACGTTCTCGCACGGCGCCATCGGGAACGCTGGAGCGCCGAGCTGCGCCAGAAAATCGCTAAGGCCGGAGCATCAGGTTTCCTTGCCTATCTCGAAGGAAACATGCCGCCGCACTTGGCGGCCATGACCCTCGACCAATGGGGTGCGCTTGAGGGCCACCCCTTCTATCCGACCTGGAAGGCAAAGCCCGGCCTGCCGCCCGAAGAGGTTATTGCATTATCACCGGAGTTCGGCGCCCGTGTGCGGCTTCGCATCGCTGCGTTGCGCACCGACTGGACCTATGTGGAGAAGATGCCGCATGTGGAAAGCTATTCGGGATGGTTTTCGAAGAACTTTCCCGACCTCTGGCAAGACTGGACCGACGGCCTGAGAGAACGCGGGAAACTACCCGAAGACTGGATTCCTTTCCCTGTCCACGCATGGCACCTGAAGAATTTTGTTGATCGCGAGTTCGCGCCCGAGATCGCGGCGGGTGTTTTCGACCCGCAAGGCCCGGAGATCGTCACGCTGCCATCCATGTCGTTTCGCACGATGCTGCCGGAGACAGAGGCGCCGAGACCTTTCATCAAGCTGCCGGTAGCCATCTGGATGACGAGCGAGCAGCGCACGCTGCAGGCCAAATCCATCCATATGGGCCCCCGCCTCAGCGCGCTGATTTCCGACATTCTCGCGAAGGAGGATGATCTCAAAAATGAGCTGGAGATTTTCACCGAAGAGCTGGGCGCCATTCTGCATCATCCGGACACGGGCGACGAGCATCCTGGCCGTTTCCTCTCGGTGGTGTATCGCCACACCGGTGCCCTGGCCCGCGGCGACGGCATGCTGCCCGTAACCGTCGCGGCGCTGCTAACGGCAAGCCCGCTGGACGGCCACCCTCTCATCTGCGAGCTCATCGCCAGAAATGGCAGCGAGAGCGAGGCGGCGGTTGCCGCATTCTTCCGCTGCTATGCGCGCACCGTCGTCCGCCCGGCGCTCGCCATGTATCTTCTCTACGGAATTGCTTTCGAGGCGCATCAGCAAAACAGCACGATTCTCTTCGACGATCACGGCCAGCCGCGGAAACTGCTGATCCGCGACTTCGGCGACGGGCGCAGTTTCGCGCCGCTCTTCAAGGAGCGCGGTTACGCGCTGAAGCCGTTCAGCCGCAAGGGGATTCTGCCGACGACATTTGACGACGACATCAGTCCCGTCCGCTCCTTCGTCCTCGATGCCTGCTTTGTCTGCCACCTTCATGAGATCGCCCTTTGCCTTACCGAGCACTACAAGCTTTCCGGCGACCTTCTATGGCGCATCCTGCGGGAGGAGACAGAAGAGGCGTTTCAGACGCTGCGGCCCCGGATGCTGTCTGATGCGTTCTGGCTCGCGGAGCGCGACGCTTTTCTTGAACAGTCTTGGCCGACCCGTTCGGTCCTGCGGATGCATCTGGAACGCTATCGCGATTATCGGCTCGAACACCAATTGCCCAACCCGCTGGCGGGGGCGCGATGA
- a CDS encoding NAD/NADP octopine/nopaline dehydrogenase family protein → MKVTICGAGRTGHLNAVLFKQVPGIEVSVLTTSSTVAGRWASGDDIWQAQTRDDRIVRARPDHVGTDPAKTLENADMVVITQPAQARPALLHRIAPHLPREKSVYVGAIPGFCGFDWLAAKAFSECENVVIWGMKDVPHIAFDLVAGQKVRMGGAKAELFVALHRRESAASGSRLTAMLNRLYEAPVTLLQDYLEITLTPGNALMHPAILYTLIGPGAPFENRPFNEPLCWWSDCPQAGAELLEACDAENQAIRRASEARLGIDLSSVKPLQQELLEAYGNQIADDRTLYTLLRTNRAYAGIRAPLVANPYGPGLIVDRESRAFHEDIAFGQALLVTMAERLNVAVPAIAKTYQWAREYHGGLADGALDYVPSDWPEAA, encoded by the coding sequence ATGAAGGTGACCATTTGTGGCGCTGGCCGTACGGGCCACTTGAATGCGGTTCTGTTCAAGCAGGTTCCAGGCATTGAGGTTTCTGTCCTGACCACCTCCAGCACGGTCGCCGGGCGATGGGCAAGTGGCGACGATATCTGGCAAGCACAGACCCGGGACGATCGCATCGTGAGGGCCAGACCCGACCATGTCGGAACCGACCCTGCCAAGACGCTTGAGAATGCCGATATGGTCGTCATAACGCAGCCAGCCCAGGCGAGACCGGCACTCTTGCACCGAATCGCGCCGCATTTGCCTCGGGAAAAGAGCGTCTATGTCGGAGCAATTCCCGGCTTCTGTGGTTTCGATTGGCTCGCGGCAAAAGCGTTTTCAGAATGCGAGAATGTAGTGATCTGGGGCATGAAGGACGTGCCCCACATCGCCTTCGACCTGGTCGCGGGGCAGAAGGTGCGAATGGGTGGGGCCAAAGCAGAACTCTTTGTCGCTCTTCATCGTCGCGAAAGCGCTGCCAGCGGCTCAAGACTCACGGCAATGTTGAATCGCCTCTACGAAGCGCCCGTCACCCTCTTGCAAGACTACCTTGAGATCACTTTGACGCCAGGCAACGCATTGATGCATCCCGCAATCCTTTACACCCTCATCGGCCCTGGTGCACCCTTCGAGAACAGGCCATTCAACGAACCCCTGTGCTGGTGGAGCGATTGCCCCCAAGCAGGCGCCGAGCTCCTGGAAGCTTGCGACGCGGAGAATCAGGCGATCCGGCGGGCGAGTGAGGCGCGTCTCGGCATTGATTTGAGTTCCGTAAAGCCGCTTCAGCAGGAACTCTTGGAGGCCTATGGGAACCAGATCGCGGACGATCGGACTCTCTACACGCTTCTGCGCACAAATCGCGCCTACGCGGGCATCCGTGCTCCCCTCGTTGCCAACCCATATGGTCCGGGACTGATCGTCGATCGCGAAAGCCGCGCCTTCCATGAGGATATCGCATTCGGACAGGCCTTGCTCGTCACAATGGCGGAACGGCTCAATGTGGCGGTTCCCGCCATTGCCAAAACCTATCAATGGGCGCGCGAATACCATGGTGGATTGGCCGACGGAGCGCTCGACTATGTACCATCCGACTGGCCGGAGGCAGCTTAA
- a CDS encoding cysteine synthase family protein: MLHTTVTQLIGQTPVMSIDVPNREAILVLKIEKNNPGGSMKDRMARSMVVAALDDGRLAPGGTIVESSSGNTGTGLALAALEFGLRFIAVVDHHAAPDKVRMMRALGAEIRCVEGDFREDEVAVVERQRLAAQLGAQLPGALFMNQSDNPANPEGYAGLVDELLTQLPDGIDAFVGCVGTGGSMTGISQRLKRHNPAVRTIAVEPAGSIVFGKPGHPYYQSGTGTPAGDEVGKVLDYGCIDEGVQVTDTQAFETARYIARSKGLLVGGSTGGAIYKALELIAAGQLTGTVVTTVADGGEKYLGSIFDDEWMAKRRLLDPAIAIQLDGWLSGRARAA; encoded by the coding sequence ATGCTGCACACGACCGTAACGCAATTGATCGGCCAGACTCCGGTAATGTCGATTGACGTGCCGAACCGCGAAGCCATCTTGGTACTGAAGATAGAGAAGAACAATCCCGGCGGCTCGATGAAGGACCGCATGGCACGCAGCATGGTTGTCGCCGCTCTCGACGATGGGCGCCTCGCGCCGGGAGGCACCATCGTCGAATCATCCTCCGGCAATACTGGCACCGGCCTTGCGCTCGCTGCACTGGAGTTCGGGCTGCGCTTTATCGCAGTGGTGGACCATCATGCGGCACCCGACAAGGTCCGCATGATGCGGGCGCTCGGCGCCGAGATCCGCTGCGTCGAAGGCGATTTTCGCGAGGACGAAGTCGCCGTCGTCGAGCGACAAAGGCTGGCCGCACAGCTAGGAGCCCAGCTTCCAGGCGCGTTGTTCATGAACCAATCCGACAATCCGGCAAATCCGGAAGGCTATGCCGGTCTCGTCGACGAGTTGCTGACCCAACTTCCGGACGGCATTGATGCCTTTGTCGGTTGCGTCGGGACAGGCGGCTCTATGACTGGGATCTCCCAGCGCCTCAAGCGCCACAACCCGGCCGTGCGCACGATCGCGGTCGAGCCGGCCGGATCGATTGTCTTCGGCAAGCCTGGGCATCCCTACTATCAATCCGGAACGGGAACGCCGGCAGGTGACGAGGTCGGTAAGGTGCTGGACTATGGCTGCATTGACGAGGGCGTCCAGGTCACAGACACCCAAGCCTTCGAGACTGCGCGCTACATCGCACGCAGCAAAGGACTGCTGGTGGGCGGTTCAACGGGCGGCGCCATCTACAAGGCGCTGGAGCTGATCGCCGCCGGCCAGCTGACAGGCACGGTCGTGACGACGGTGGCGGATGGCGGAGAGAAATATCTGGGTTCGATTTTCGACGACGAATGGATGGCGAAGCGCCGCCTTCTCGACCCGGCAATCGCCATCCAGCTGGATGGCTGGCTCTCCGGACGGGCGCGCGCAGCATGA